In a genomic window of Leishmania infantum JPCM5 genome chromosome 3:
- a CDS encoding putative acetyltransferase: protein MSVPYEEQTFPPLKGLHIRPMNDSRLCERIKVLDDYCFPVKYTESYYNDYVRNSFHEFNQLAFYHDILVGSITCRLEKTATDGEYVLYIMTIGVLEAYRHLRIGSRLLQTVLSAVHNDTRNRIVAVTLHVQVGSPALKFYRQFNFEEVQLVENYYTDLDECNAILLRRVVPQPHFEHHKKFK, encoded by the coding sequence ATGTCGGTGCCGTACGAGGAGCAGACGTTCCCCCCGCTGAAGGGCCTGCACATCCGTCCCATGAACGACTCGCGCCTGTGTGAACGTATCAAGGTGCTGGACGACTACTGCTTTCCTGTGAAGTACACAGAGAGCTACTACAACGACTACGTCCGCAACAGCTTTCACGAGTTCAACCAGCTCGCCTTCTACCACGACATCCTTGTCGGCTCCATCACGTGCCGCCTAGAGAAAACGGCCACGGACGGCGAGTACGTCCTCTACATTATGACCATTGGAGTTCTGGAGGCGTACCGTCATCTGCGCATCGGCTCCCGACTGCTGCAGACGGTTTTGTCGGCCGTGCACAACGACACCCGCAACCGCATCGTGGCGGTCACGCTGCATGTCCAGGTCGGATCGCCAGCACTGAAGTTCTACCGCCAGTTCAATTttgaggaggtgcagctggtGGAGAACTACTACACCGACCTCGACGAGTGCAACGCCattctgctgcgccgcgtcgtgccgcagccgcacttTGAGCATCACAAGAAATTCAAGTAA
- the putative ABCF1 gene encoding ATP-binding cassette protein subfamily F, member 1, whose protein sequence is MDLVQLQRILSTYDERVVKVFVSHIPELGLRKIDDCVLEYMLKMLEGQTSSESYLPEEIIEETMKLYFREFDVFSDCEEKLNKSTAAICQQMLKEGITKKPSEESSRLASAVNIGRQYEESLKRATMIKSVGKVTTANTNEDWTWETKRSAAKDMRKKRKEDEKKAMLAEEYEEFLRKRGISNTTAVTKIHHKGEGTSYSTDIRCEAIHIQLGKQVLLDDTDLVLLTGHKYGLIGRNGAGKTTLLRALAERELEGVSPFMQILHVEQEIVAGAETPLEVLLATDVERAQLLREEQELLKQNDTEANARLNEVYARLDAIDAHSAEARAATILHGLSFTQDMMTSPTKQLSGGWRMRVALARALFVEPDVLLLDEPTNHLDLFAVLWLEQFLRDWQKTLIVVSHSRTFLNNVCSEIIHLVGHHLHYYNGNYDQFEITRVEQERQQKKQHAAQEKQRAHIQAFIDKFRYNANRAKMAQSRIKALERMEMVADVVTDPQFAFTFPDAEPVSGSFIEMVDCEFGYKPGVSLFKDVNMGIDESSRIVLVGANGVGKSTFMNVCTGALEPRSGTVVRNKKIRVAHFAQHNMESLTPQLSSLEFLRSKFPHMEDQQLRAHLGSMGLSGERALQPIYTLSGGQKSRLVLAWITFQKPHLLLLDEPTNHLDIDTVNALIEALLAYNGGLLVISHDEYFITSLCDDIFVCEDNTVKKFDGDFAEYRKHVMKMMK, encoded by the coding sequence atggacttggtgcagctgcagcgaatCCTCAGCACGTACGATGAGCGTGTGGTGAAAGTCTTTGTGAGCCACATCCCGGAACTGGGGCTGCGCAAGATCGATGACTGCGTCCTCGAGTACATGCTCAAGATGCTGGAGGGGCAGACCTCGTCGGAGTCGTACCTGCCGGAGGAGATCATCGAGGAGACGATGAAGCTGTACTTCCGCGAGTTCGACGTTTTCAGCGACTGCGAAGAAAAGCTAAACAAGAGCACCGCGGCCATCTGCCAGCAGATGCTCAAGGAAGGTATCACGAAGAAACCAAGCGAGGAGTCGAGCCggctcgccagcgccgtcaaCATCGGCCGCCAGTACGAGGAGAGTCTGAAGCGGGCCACAATGATCAAGAGTGTCGGCAAGGTTACGACGGCGAACACGAACGAGGACTGGACGTGGGAGAcgaagcgcagcgcagccaagGACATGCGCAAGAAGCGCAAGGAGGATGAGAAGAAGGCGATGCTCGCTGAGGAATACGAGGAGTTCCTGCGCAAGCGTGGCATCTCCAACACAACGGCCGTGACGAAGATTCATCACAAGGGCGAGGGCACGAGCTACAGCACCGACATCCGCTGCGAGGCCATTCACATCCAGCTCGGGAAGCAGGTGCTACTGGACGACACGGACCTAGTGCTGCTGACAGGGCACAAGTACGGCCTCATCGGTCGCAACGGTGCGGGTAAAACGACACTGCTGCGTGCCCTGGCAGAGCGCGAGCTGGAGGGTGTGAGTCCGTTCATGCAGATTCTGCACGTAGAGCAGGAGATCGTCGCGGGGGCAGAGACGCCACTGGAGGTTCTGCTGGCCACCGATGTCGAGcgggcgcagctgctgcgcgaggagcaggagctgctgaagcagaACGACACGGAGGCCAACGCGCGGCTGAACGAGGTGTACGCTCGACTGGACGCAATCGACGCCCACAGCgccgaggcgcgcgcggccaCCATCCTGCATGGCTTGAGCTTCACGCAGGATATGATGACCTCGCCGACCAAGCAGCTCTCCGGTGGTTGGCGCATGCGTGTGGCGCTAGCACGCGCTCTCTTCGTCGAGCccgacgtgctgctgctggatgaGCCGACGAACCACCTCGATCTGTTCGCCGTGCTCTGGCTGGAGCAGTTCCTGAGGGACTGGCAAAAGACGCTCATTGTCGTCTCCCACTCCCGCACCTTTCTCAACAACGTCTGCTCCGAGATCATCCACCTCGTGGGCCACCATCTGCACTACTACAATGGCAACTATGACCAGTTCGAGATCACGCGggtggagcaggagcggcagcagaagaagcagcacgccgcccaggagaagcagcgggcGCACATTCAGGCCTTCATCGACAAGTTTCGCTACAACGCGAACCGGGCCAAGATGGCGCAGTCGCGCATCAAGGCGCTTGAGCGGATGGAGATGGTGGCCGACGTCGTCACCGACCCGCAGTTCGCCTTCACCTTTCCGGATGCCGAGCCGGTGTCTGGCAGCTTCATCGAGATGGTGGACTGCGAGTTCGGCTACAAGCCCGGCGTTAGCCTCTTCAAGGACGTAAACATGGGCATCGACGAGAGCTCGCGCATCGTTCTCGTCGGCGCGAACGGCGTCGGTAAGTCGACCTTCATGAACGTGTGCACTGGCGCTCTTGAGCCGCGCAGTGGTACGGTGGTGCGCAACAAGAAGATCCGTGTCGCCCACTTCGCGCAGCACAACATGGAAAGCCTCACCCCGCAGCTGTCCTCCCTCGAGTTCCTCCGCTCCAAGTTCCCGCACATGGAGGATCAGCAACTGCGTGCGCACCTCGGCAGCATGGGCCTGTCAGgggagcgcgcgctgcagccgatCTACACCCTCTCCGGTGGACAGAAATCGCGTCTCGTGCTCGCCTGGATCACGTTTCAGAAaccgcacctgctgctgctcgatgAGCCGACGAACCACCTCGATATCGACACGGTGAACGCCCTCATCGAGGCGCTTCTAGCGTACAACGGCGGGCTGCTGGTCATCTCACACGACGAGTACTTCATTACGTCCCTGTGCGATGACATCTTCGTCTGCGAAGACAACACCGTGAAGAAGTTCGATGGTGACTTCGCGGAGTACCGCAAGCACGTCATGAAGATGATGAAGTGA
- a CDS encoding putative U2 splicing auxiliary factor → MTAHVDRCVFFSKMGACRHGDQCTKLHYRPDTSPTVLFPLMYPNPHAVEHIKDREWNFELDRKYLKKHFEHFYKEVWRTFMEFGRIAELRVVSNLGDHLLGNVYIRFEDPQVATRIVKELRGKKLNDIIVLPELSPVTNFAEACCKEDLENRCQRGEQCNYLHIMKVSRRLLEKLEKEQTKYWKKKEKRHEHSSSDRKRSRSRSPADTRW, encoded by the coding sequence ATGACAGCGCACGTGGATCGCTGCGTCTTCTTCTCCAAGATGGGCGCGTGCCGGCACGGCGATCAGTGCACGAAGTTGCACTACCGCCCCGACACATCGCCGACGGTGCTGTTCCCTCTGATGTACCCAAACCCGCACGCCGTTGAGCACATCAAGGACCGCGAGTGGAACTTCGAGCTGGACAGGAAGTATTTGAAGAAGCATTTTGAGCACTTCTACAAGGAGGTGTGGCGCACCTTCATGGAGTTCGGACGTAttgcggagctgcgcgtcgtGAGCAACCTCGGCGATCACCTCCTGGGCAACGTGTACATCCGCTTCGAGGACCCGCAGGTCGCCACGCGCATCGTaaaggagctgcgcggcaaGAAACTGAATGACATCATTGTGCTGCCTGAGCTGTCGCCTGTCACGAACTTCGCCGAGGCGTGCTGCAAGGAGGATCTCGAGAACCGTTGCCAGCGCGGCGAGCAGTGCAACTACCTCCACATCATGAAGGtgtcgcgccgcctcctcgagaAGCTTGAAAAGGAGCAGACCAAGTACtggaaaaagaaggagaagcgccacGAGCatagcagcagcgaccgAAAGCGTAGCCGCTCTCGGTCGCCTGCTGACACGCGCTGGTAG
- a CDS encoding putative delta-1-pyrroline-5-carboxylate dehydrogenase, whose amino-acid sequence MLRRTVSWAFAAFKCPPVLNEPMDNFEPGSASAKGTLEACKAARGEVRDCPIMIGGKPYTSSNIIKGIMPSDHQVQIAKAYNATPELARKAVEAAVEASKEWSQVPFRDRAAIFYKAAHLLSTKYRHEMRAVTMLGQSKNPWQAEIDCVAEACDFIRWNIHFAEELYAQQPRSVSNSGVWNTTDYRPLEGFVSAITPFNFTAIAANLAGTPALMGNTVVWKPSPTAVLSNYLMYKIMEEAGLPAGVINFVPCEPAVMDSAVNADPRLAAVVFTGSTRVFTEINKNVFSRLETYHNFPRISGETGGKDFHLVHPSADMKHVAAGTVRGAFEFQGQKCSACSRLYAPKTCWKELKALLIKGQKQIKMGQPDDFQSFMCAVIDETSFNKNKKYIEIAKADSSNYEVVVGGKCDKTRGYFVEPTIIETKDPRAQLMREEIFGPVLTVFVYDDSKPGYWKEVCELVDSTTKYGLTGAVFSRERAPIREADKYLRYAAGNYYVNDKCTGAVVGQQPFGGSRLSGSNDKPGAGQFVTRFVSARSIKESFDVTPTISYPHQLPDVYTL is encoded by the coding sequence ATGCTCCGTCGCACCGTGTCCTGGGCCTTCGCGGCCTTCAAGTGCCCACCTGTGCTGAATGAGCCCATGGACAACTTCGAGCCGGGCTCCGCCTCTGCGAAGGGGACGCTGGAGGCCTGCAAGGCGGCTCGCGGGGAGGTGCGGGATTGCCCAATCATGATTGGCGGCAAGCCGTACACCTCCTCGAACATCATCAAGGGCATTATGCCCTCGGATCACCAAGTGCAGATTGCCAAGGCCTACAACGCAACGCCGGAGCTCGCGAGGAAGGCTGTGGAGGCGGCTGTGGAGGCCTCCAAGGAGTGGAGCCAGGTGCCCTTCCGCGACCGTGCGGCCATCTTCTACAAGGCGGCACACCTCCTGTCAACCAAATACCGCCACGAGATGCGCGCCGTGACGATGCTGGGCCAGAGCAAGAATCCGTGGCAGGCGGAGATCGACTGCGTCGCCGAGGCCTGTGACTTCATCCGCTGGAACATCCACTTTGCTGAGGAGCTGtacgcacagcagccgcgctcCGTCTCGAACAGCGGCGTGTGGAACACGACGGACTACCGTCCGCTCGAGGGGTTTGTGTCGGCCATCACGCCCTTCAACTTCACGGCCATCGCCGCGAATCTCGCTGGCACGCCGGCGCTGATGGGCAACACGGTGGTCTGGAAGCCGAGCccgacggcggtgctctcGAACTACCTCATGTACAAGATtatggaggaggcggggctGCCGGCTGGCGTCATCAACTTTGTGCCGTGCGAGCCAGCGGTGATGGACAGCGCCGTGAATGCCGACccgcgcctcgccgccgtcgtcttcaCCGGCTCGACCCGCGTCTTTACCGAAATCAACAAGAACGTCTTCAGCCGCCTCGAGACGTACCACAACTTTCCGCGCATCTCCGGCGAGACGGGCGGCAAGGACTTCCACCTCGTCCACCCCTCTGCCGACATGAAGCACGTGGCAGCCGGCACCGTCCGTGGCGCTTTCGAGTTCCAAGGGCAGAAAtgcagcgcgtgctcgcggCTGTACGCGCCAAAGACCTGCTGGAAGGAGTTGAAGGCATTGCTCATCAAGGGCCAGAAGCAGATCAAGATGGGCCAGCCGGACGACTTCCAGAGCTTCATGTGCGCCGTCATCGACGAGACGTCCTTCAACAAGAATAAGAAGTACATCGAAATCGCCAAGGCGGACTCGAGCAACTACGAGGTCGTTGTGGGAGGCAAGTGCGACAAGACGAGGGGGTACTTCGTTGAGCCGACCATCATTGAGACGAAGGACCCCCGCGCGCAGCTCATGCGCGAGGAGATATTTGGCCCTGTGCTGACGGTGTTTGTGTATGACGACAGTAAGCCGGGGTACTGGAAAGAAGTGTGCGAGCTCGTCGACTCGACCACGAAGTACGGCCTGACCGGTGCCGTCTTCTCTCGCGAGCGTGCGCCGATCAGGGAGGCGGACAAGTACCTGCGCTACGCGGCGGGCAACTACTATGTGAACGACAAGTGCACCGGCGCTGTCGTTGGCCAGCAGCCGTTCGGCGGCTCGCGCCTGAGCGGCTCGAATGACAAGCCGGGTGCCGGCCAGTTCGTCACCCGCTTCGTCTCGGCCCGCTCCATCAAGGAGAGCTTCGACGTGACGCCCACCATCTCGTACCCGCACCAGCTGCCCGATGTGTACACGCTGTAg